In the Elioraea tepida genome, one interval contains:
- a CDS encoding citrate synthase, producing MSTPASDARAGHNAPGSVTLTLDGTGRSVTLPLIPGTMGPAVVDIRKLYSELGIFTFDPGYADTAATESKITYIDGDAGILLHRGYPIEQLAEKCTFLEVAYLLLNGELPNREQLAAFTTGVTRHTMIHEQLRRFYDGFRRDAHPMAVMTAVVGAMSAFYHDSLDINDPEHRRISAFRLIAKVPTIAAWAYKYSIGQPFMYPRNDLSYAENFLYMMNAVPAEPYEVNPVLARAMDRILILHADHEQNASTSTVRLAGSTGANPFACIAAGIASLWGPAHGGANEAVLKMLAEIGHPKRIPEFIAKVKAKDSNVRLMGFGHRVYKNFDPRAKIMQKTCHEVLAELGIAHEPLLDLAMELERVATQDEYFISRKLYPNVDFYSGIILKAMGMPTSMFTVLFAVARTTGWISQWKEMIEDPTQRIGRPRQLYTGAPLRDVPPLAERG from the coding sequence ATGTCGACGCCAGCCTCTGACGCCCGGGCTGGTCACAACGCTCCGGGCAGCGTCACCCTCACGCTCGATGGCACCGGCCGGTCAGTGACGCTGCCGTTGATCCCGGGGACGATGGGCCCCGCCGTGGTCGACATCCGCAAACTCTATTCCGAGCTCGGCATCTTCACCTTCGACCCGGGTTATGCCGACACGGCCGCGACCGAGAGCAAGATCACCTACATCGACGGGGACGCCGGGATCCTCCTGCATCGCGGCTATCCGATCGAGCAGCTCGCCGAGAAATGCACCTTCCTCGAGGTGGCCTACCTTCTTCTCAATGGCGAGCTGCCGAACCGGGAGCAGCTCGCCGCCTTCACCACCGGGGTGACCCGGCACACGATGATCCACGAGCAGCTGCGCCGCTTCTATGACGGGTTCCGCCGCGACGCGCACCCGATGGCGGTGATGACAGCCGTGGTCGGAGCGATGAGCGCCTTCTACCACGACAGCCTCGACATCAACGACCCCGAGCACCGGCGGATCTCGGCCTTCCGGCTGATCGCGAAGGTTCCGACGATCGCGGCGTGGGCCTACAAGTACTCGATCGGCCAGCCCTTCATGTATCCGCGCAACGATCTGAGCTACGCCGAGAACTTTCTCTACATGATGAACGCGGTTCCAGCCGAACCTTATGAGGTGAACCCGGTGCTCGCCCGGGCGATGGACCGGATCCTGATCCTACACGCCGATCACGAGCAGAACGCGTCCACCTCAACCGTCCGGCTTGCCGGCTCGACGGGGGCGAACCCGTTCGCCTGCATCGCTGCCGGCATTGCCTCGCTTTGGGGGCCGGCCCATGGCGGGGCGAATGAGGCGGTGCTGAAGATGCTCGCCGAGATCGGCCATCCGAAGCGCATTCCCGAGTTCATCGCCAAGGTCAAGGCCAAGGACAGCAATGTCCGGCTGATGGGCTTCGGGCACCGCGTGTACAAGAACTTCGACCCGCGGGCGAAGATCATGCAGAAGACCTGTCACGAGGTTCTGGCCGAGCTCGGGATCGCGCACGAGCCGCTGCTTGATCTCGCGATGGAGCTCGAGCGTGTCGCCACGCAGGACGAGTATTTCATCAGCCGCAAGCTCTACCCGAATGTCGATTTCTATTCCGGCATCATCCTCAAGGCGATGGGAATGCCCACCAGCATGTTCACGGTGCTGTTCGCGGTGGCGCGCACCACGGGCTGGATCAGCCAGTGGAAGGAGATGATCGAGGACCCAACCCAGCGCATCGGCCGCCCGCGCCAGCTCTACACCGGGGCGCCGCTGCGCGACGTGCCGCCGCTTGCCGAGCGCGGGTGA
- a CDS encoding thermonuclease family protein produces MLALAGWFGLFHEDPTDVAERRRNPLPRVLSAGPGEVRVVDGDTLRLGGVTVRLAGLDAPERGQECQRTDGARFDCGEAAARQLATLVGRRAVTCDTQGRDRYGRAIATCRAEGVDLAEAMVASGWAVAVAEGGRGQARYGLAEAQARSGR; encoded by the coding sequence ATGCTGGCCTTGGCGGGGTGGTTCGGACTGTTCCACGAGGACCCGACGGACGTCGCCGAGCGGCGGCGCAACCCCTTGCCGCGCGTGCTCTCGGCCGGGCCAGGAGAGGTAAGGGTGGTCGATGGCGACACGCTCCGGCTCGGCGGCGTCACCGTTCGCCTCGCTGGGCTCGATGCGCCTGAACGCGGCCAGGAGTGCCAGAGGACCGACGGGGCGCGCTTCGACTGCGGCGAGGCGGCGGCGCGGCAGCTTGCGACACTCGTCGGTCGGCGCGCCGTGACCTGCGACACCCAGGGGCGCGACCGCTACGGGCGCGCCATCGCAACCTGCCGGGCGGAGGGTGTCGATCTCGCCGAGGCGATGGTCGCCTCCGGCTGGGCGGTCGCGGTGGCCGAGGGTGGGCGCGGCCAGGCGCGCTATGGGCTGGCCGAGGCGCAGGCCCGCTCCGGTCGGTAG
- a CDS encoding 3-hydroxyacyl-CoA dehydrogenase NAD-binding domain-containing protein produces MGRPQEVGGRVLSAAVVGTGLIGSGWTALMLARGLAVRAWDPSPGFDERLRAAVAARAPALSRLGLAPDLSRLTCHDRLEEAVGDAGFVQENAPDTEEAKRPLFAALDAAVPLGSVIASSSSALLLTPLVSGLAGAERFVLGHPITPADLMPLVEVSGGERTARWAIEAAVAFYRSLGKRPVVLRREIAGHIAGRLAAALYREAVALVEDGIADAATIDEALRHSMGLRWAATGVHLSYHLGGGAGGLRHYLDHLGPAQERRWASMRTPRLTPELKERLVAEVEAIAAGRSIAALEAERDARLAAILAALAEVEHG; encoded by the coding sequence ATGGGCCGGCCGCAGGAGGTGGGCGGCAGGGTGCTCTCGGCAGCGGTCGTCGGCACGGGGCTGATCGGGTCGGGCTGGACGGCGCTGATGCTCGCGCGCGGCCTTGCGGTGCGGGCCTGGGACCCTTCCCCCGGTTTCGACGAGCGGCTTCGCGCGGCTGTGGCCGCGCGTGCCCCCGCCCTCTCCCGCCTCGGCCTCGCGCCTGACCTCTCACGCCTCACTTGCCATGACCGGCTCGAGGAGGCGGTCGGCGACGCAGGGTTCGTGCAGGAGAACGCTCCCGACACCGAGGAGGCCAAGCGGCCGCTCTTCGCCGCGCTCGATGCCGCCGTGCCGCTCGGAAGCGTGATCGCCTCCTCGAGCTCGGCGCTCCTCCTCACCCCGCTCGTTTCCGGACTTGCCGGAGCCGAGCGGTTCGTGCTCGGCCATCCGATCACGCCGGCCGATCTGATGCCGCTCGTCGAGGTCTCTGGCGGCGAGCGCACCGCACGTTGGGCGATCGAGGCGGCAGTGGCGTTCTATCGTTCCCTCGGCAAGCGCCCCGTGGTGCTGCGCCGCGAGATCGCGGGCCACATCGCCGGGCGGCTCGCCGCGGCGCTCTATCGCGAGGCGGTCGCTCTGGTCGAGGACGGCATCGCCGATGCCGCGACCATCGACGAGGCGCTGCGCCACTCGATGGGGCTGCGCTGGGCGGCGACGGGCGTTCACCTCTCCTACCATCTCGGCGGCGGTGCGGGCGGCTTGCGGCATTATCTCGACCATCTCGGCCCGGCGCAGGAGCGTCGCTGGGCGTCGATGCGCACCCCTCGGCTCACGCCGGAGCTCAAGGAGCGTCTGGTCGCCGAGGTCGAGGCGATCGCCGCCGGCAGGAGCATCGCCGCGCTCGAGGCGGAGCGTGACGCTCGGCTCGCCGCGATCCTTGCCGCTCTCGCGGAGGTCGAGCATGGGTGA
- the cuyB gene encoding cysteate racemase, protein MGERIIGVLGGMGPLAGADFLARLTLATPASRDQDHVRAVLWSDPTVPDRTEAALGGGPSPLPAMLAGLRVLERAGAGCLAIPCNTAHLWAEKIAAATALRLLHIVDAAAEALAARGIRGGTVGLMGTEATLRLGLYQERLSRRGHACLFPDDDEMRRLVTPAIARVKANDLAGATGPLLAVARRLAERGAAAVVLGCTEIPLALRGPEAAGSGLVLIDTIDALARAALAWARGG, encoded by the coding sequence ATGGGTGAGCGGATCATCGGCGTGCTCGGTGGGATGGGCCCGCTCGCGGGGGCGGACTTCCTCGCCCGCCTCACCCTCGCGACCCCCGCTTCGCGCGACCAGGACCATGTGCGCGCGGTTCTCTGGTCCGACCCGACCGTGCCGGACCGGACGGAGGCCGCCCTCGGCGGAGGCCCTTCGCCGCTTCCGGCGATGCTCGCGGGCCTCAGGGTGCTCGAACGGGCAGGCGCCGGCTGCCTCGCCATCCCCTGCAACACCGCCCATCTCTGGGCCGAGAAGATCGCGGCCGCGACCGCTCTCCGCCTGCTCCACATCGTCGATGCGGCGGCCGAGGCGCTCGCGGCCCGCGGCATCAGGGGCGGCACGGTCGGGCTGATGGGAACCGAGGCGACGCTCCGCCTCGGACTCTACCAAGAGCGCCTTTCGAGGCGGGGCCATGCCTGCCTCTTTCCCGATGATGATGAGATGCGGCGCCTCGTGACGCCCGCGATCGCGCGCGTCAAGGCGAACGACCTCGCGGGCGCCACCGGCCCCTTGCTCGCGGTCGCCCGACGCCTCGCCGAACGGGGCGCCGCCGCGGTCGTGCTCGGCTGCACCGAGATCCCGCTTGCCCTGCGCGGGCCGGAGGCGGCGGGGTCCGGGCTCGTGCTGATCGACACGATCGACGCCCTCGCCCGGGCCGCTCTCGCCTGGGCCCGCGGCGGCTGA
- a CDS encoding tartrate dehydrogenase: protein MSAALRTHRIAVIPGDGIGREVVPEGLRVLEAAGRRFGFTLACTEYDWSCDRYLKTGAMMPEDGLDRLAEADAIFLGAVGWPGVPDHVSLWGLLIPIRRGFDQYANIRPCRLMPGARTPLAGRAPGDIDFIVVRENTEGEYSSSGGRMFAGTEREFVTQQSVFTRIGCDRIIDYAFRLAMTRPRRKVTSATKSNGITFTMPYWDERFAEAAKRHPGVATDQFHIDILCAHFVQHPDWFDVVVASNLFGDILSDLGPAVAGSIGIAPSANINPERKHPSMFEPVHGSAPDIAGKGIANPIGQIWSGALMLEHLGETAAAAAIVSAIETVLEHGPRTRDLGGQAGSAEVGRAIAELVAEGAPAA from the coding sequence ATGTCGGCAGCGCTTCGCACGCACCGGATCGCGGTGATCCCGGGCGACGGCATCGGCCGCGAGGTGGTGCCCGAGGGCCTGCGGGTTCTCGAGGCCGCCGGCCGGCGCTTCGGCTTCACCCTCGCCTGCACCGAATACGACTGGTCCTGCGACCGCTACCTCAAGACCGGCGCGATGATGCCCGAGGACGGGCTCGACCGGCTCGCCGAGGCCGACGCCATCTTCCTCGGCGCCGTCGGCTGGCCCGGCGTGCCGGACCATGTGTCGCTCTGGGGCCTCCTGATTCCCATCCGCCGCGGCTTCGACCAGTACGCCAACATCCGCCCCTGCCGGCTGATGCCGGGAGCACGCACGCCGCTCGCCGGCCGGGCCCCGGGCGACATCGACTTCATCGTCGTGCGCGAGAACACCGAGGGCGAGTATTCCTCCTCCGGCGGGCGGATGTTCGCCGGAACCGAGCGCGAGTTCGTGACGCAACAGAGCGTGTTCACCCGAATCGGCTGCGACCGCATCATCGACTACGCCTTCCGCCTCGCGATGACGCGTCCCCGCCGCAAGGTGACCTCCGCCACCAAGTCGAACGGCATCACCTTCACCATGCCCTACTGGGACGAGCGCTTCGCCGAGGCCGCGAAGCGCCATCCGGGCGTCGCGACCGACCAGTTCCACATCGACATCCTCTGTGCCCACTTCGTCCAGCACCCGGACTGGTTCGACGTGGTGGTCGCCTCGAACCTGTTCGGCGACATCCTTTCCGACCTTGGCCCGGCGGTGGCAGGATCGATCGGCATCGCGCCGTCGGCCAACATCAATCCGGAGCGGAAACATCCCTCGATGTTCGAGCCGGTTCACGGCTCCGCGCCCGACATCGCGGGCAAGGGGATCGCCAACCCGATCGGGCAGATCTGGTCGGGCGCGCTGATGCTCGAGCATCTCGGCGAGACGGCGGCGGCGGCGGCGATCGTGTCGGCGATCGAGACCGTGCTCGAGCATGGCCCCCGCACGCGCGACCTGGGCGGGCAGGCGGGGTCGGCGGAGGTTGGCAGGGCGATCGCCGAGCTCGTGGCGGAGGGGGCGCCGGCGGCGTGA
- a CDS encoding SAM-dependent methyltransferase: MRRLLRNLFERVGRGQSEAIAVRFADGSSWQNRAGDPAVTVVFRTAAAEARTLLLGYVGFFEAYFDQHIDILGEDAVGRLMRLAYGSAYRYQANPIVTLLRRWREWRDDNHDAAAAQANARRHYGLPHPFFRLMLGEDCLYAEGIWDEGATTLEEAQRHRCETICRALQLKPGERLVEVGSGWGEMALHAAERHGVEVVNYGLVPEQNAVMAERIRQRGLEGRVTIVEKDHRALLEEKERYDKYLSVGVYEHAGRRWQPAWIESIAAALKPGGMGLISTTSYPSQFATEYLTLKYVFPGGSVPSLPRLLELLDRNGLHVVRVEELGWHYQRTAACWLANVEAHWDEIAALDPRRFDEKFRRVWTWYLHGVIEGFRPAGGGLNLHHILFTKGKGQWSRGGVRERAASGDGG, from the coding sequence ATGCGCAGGCTTCTGCGGAACCTGTTCGAGCGCGTCGGGCGAGGCCAGTCGGAGGCGATCGCCGTCCGGTTCGCCGATGGCTCGTCCTGGCAGAACCGTGCGGGCGATCCCGCCGTGACGGTCGTCTTCCGCACCGCCGCCGCCGAGGCGCGCACGCTGCTCCTCGGCTATGTCGGTTTCTTCGAGGCGTATTTCGACCAGCACATCGACATCCTCGGCGAGGATGCCGTCGGGCGGCTGATGCGGCTCGCCTACGGCAGCGCCTACCGCTACCAGGCCAACCCGATCGTGACGCTGCTGCGCCGCTGGCGGGAATGGCGCGACGACAACCACGATGCCGCCGCCGCCCAGGCCAACGCGCGCCGCCATTACGGCCTGCCGCATCCGTTCTTCCGGCTGATGCTCGGCGAGGACTGCCTCTACGCCGAAGGCATCTGGGACGAGGGCGCGACGACGCTCGAGGAGGCGCAGCGGCATCGCTGCGAGACGATCTGCCGCGCGCTCCAGCTCAAGCCCGGCGAGCGTCTGGTCGAGGTCGGCTCCGGCTGGGGCGAGATGGCGCTGCATGCGGCCGAGCGTCACGGCGTCGAAGTGGTGAACTACGGGCTCGTGCCCGAGCAGAACGCGGTGATGGCCGAGCGGATCAGGCAGCGCGGGCTCGAGGGGCGCGTGACGATCGTGGAGAAGGACCACCGCGCGCTCCTCGAGGAGAAGGAACGCTACGACAAGTATCTCTCCGTCGGCGTCTACGAGCACGCTGGGCGGCGCTGGCAGCCGGCCTGGATCGAGAGCATCGCCGCGGCGCTCAAGCCCGGCGGCATGGGGCTGATCTCGACCACGAGCTACCCCTCGCAGTTCGCCACCGAGTACCTGACGCTGAAATACGTCTTCCCCGGCGGCAGCGTGCCCAGCCTGCCGCGCCTGCTCGAGCTGCTCGACCGCAACGGGCTGCACGTCGTCCGCGTCGAGGAGCTCGGTTGGCACTACCAGCGCACCGCCGCGTGCTGGCTGGCCAATGTCGAGGCGCACTGGGACGAGATCGCCGCGCTCGACCCGCGCCGGTTCGACGAGAAGTTCCGCCGCGTCTGGACCTGGTACCTGCACGGGGTGATCGAGGGGTTTCGCCCGGCGGGCGGCGGGCTCAACCTGCACCACATCCTGTTCACCAAGGGCAAGGGGCAGTGGTCGCGCGGCGGTGTCAGGGAGCGCGCGGCGAGCGGCGATGGCGGCTGA
- a CDS encoding exopolysaccharide biosynthesis protein, translating into MAAEPEALRRAPTSALLEALLAEAPGAEVTIDWLIERLGERGFGMLLMLFGLVAMLPGVSAAAAIVLMLPAGQMILARPRPVLPRRLGSRPVGVRRLHAMLRRVAPALRLIERGIRPRWRTPFEATKRVVGAVVLGLAAALLAPVPLSNLPIAVALMLIALAYLEEDGLLLVAALALALAMLAATLFLAWTMLSAAGDGIGLW; encoded by the coding sequence ATGGCGGCTGAGCCGGAGGCGCTGCGGCGCGCCCCAACCTCGGCGCTGCTCGAGGCGCTGCTCGCCGAGGCCCCGGGCGCCGAGGTGACGATCGACTGGCTGATCGAGCGGCTCGGCGAACGCGGCTTCGGCATGCTGCTCATGCTGTTCGGCCTCGTCGCGATGCTGCCGGGCGTCTCGGCCGCGGCGGCGATCGTGCTGATGCTGCCTGCGGGGCAGATGATCCTCGCCCGGCCGCGGCCGGTGCTGCCGCGCCGGCTCGGCTCCCGCCCGGTCGGCGTCCGGCGCCTCCATGCGATGCTGCGCCGAGTCGCACCCGCCCTGCGCCTGATCGAGCGCGGCATCCGCCCGCGCTGGCGCACGCCCTTCGAAGCCACGAAGCGCGTCGTGGGCGCGGTGGTGCTCGGGCTCGCGGCAGCGCTGCTCGCGCCGGTGCCGCTCAGCAACCTGCCCATCGCGGTCGCACTGATGCTGATCGCGCTCGCCTATCTCGAGGAGGACGGGCTTCTGCTCGTCGCCGCTCTCGCCCTCGCCCTCGCCATGCTTGCCGCGACCCTCTTCCTTGCCTGGACCATGCTCTCGGCGGCCGGGGACGGCATCGGCCTCTGGTGA
- a CDS encoding mitochondrial fission ELM1 family protein, with product MTGGTTEEPSPAAPRVWVLADPRAGTAAQALGIAERLGVPVAVKPLRWTVLARLPNLLPWGSLTGLAPEARALLSPPWPRLVISAGRRAAPVALWLGRRSGARLVHVMRPGVAGGRFDLLVIPWHDRPADSPNVLAVIGAPHRVTAAKLADAAAAWEPRLAHLPRPRVALLVGGPVRAEGLSPLLARDLATRVAALAVAAGGSVLATTSRRTGREAEEALAEGLGAVPHLLHRFGSEGENPYLGFLGLADAIVVTGDSVSMLSEACATEAPVFFWSPPGLAGPRHARFHASLVAAGLAAPLGERLEGEERERLDEAGRVAAEIRARGLL from the coding sequence GTGACCGGCGGGACAACCGAAGAGCCTTCCCCGGCAGCCCCTCGCGTCTGGGTGCTGGCCGACCCGCGCGCGGGAACGGCCGCCCAGGCGCTCGGGATCGCCGAGCGGCTCGGCGTTCCCGTCGCGGTCAAGCCGCTTCGCTGGACCGTGCTCGCGCGGCTTCCGAACCTGCTGCCCTGGGGGTCGCTCACGGGGCTTGCGCCCGAAGCAAGGGCGCTGCTCTCTCCGCCCTGGCCGAGGCTCGTGATCTCGGCCGGACGGCGCGCCGCCCCGGTGGCGCTCTGGCTCGGGCGTCGCTCAGGCGCGCGACTTGTGCACGTGATGCGGCCCGGGGTGGCAGGGGGGCGGTTCGACCTGCTCGTGATCCCCTGGCATGACCGTCCGGCCGATTCGCCCAACGTGCTTGCGGTGATCGGCGCGCCACACCGTGTGACTGCGGCGAAGCTCGCCGACGCCGCCGCCGCGTGGGAGCCGCGGCTTGCGCACCTGCCGCGGCCACGGGTCGCGTTGCTGGTCGGCGGACCGGTCCGTGCCGAGGGGCTTTCGCCCCTGCTCGCGCGCGACCTCGCGACCCGCGTCGCGGCGCTTGCGGTCGCGGCCGGCGGGTCGGTGCTCGCGACCACGAGCCGACGCACCGGCAGGGAGGCGGAGGAGGCTCTGGCCGAAGGGCTCGGGGCGGTGCCGCACCTCCTCCACCGCTTCGGCAGCGAAGGGGAGAACCCGTATCTCGGCTTCCTCGGCCTTGCCGACGCCATCGTGGTGACGGGGGACAGCGTCTCGATGCTGTCGGAGGCCTGCGCGACCGAGGCGCCGGTGTTCTTCTGGTCGCCGCCCGGGCTCGCGGGGCCGCGGCACGCTCGGTTCCACGCGAGCCTCGTCGCGGCAGGGCTCGCGGCTCCGCTCGGCGAGCGGCTCGAGGGCGAGGAGCGGGAGCGGCTCGACGAGGCGGGTCGGGTTGCGGCCGAGATACGCGCCCGCGGCCTCCTCTGA
- a CDS encoding orotate phosphoribosyltransferase produces MSDRHATVWDRDAALTAARILLDIKAVNFRPEEPYTFTSGWKSPVYIDCRRIIYFPRARAKICDLAVEKIGRHVGYETFDVVAGGETAGIPFAAWIADRMLTPMVYVRKKPKGFGRNALIEGDVPEGQRTLLVEDLTTDGQSKIRFAQALRDAGAIVNHTFVVFFYGVFPGSFETLRAMDIGLHHLCTWWDVLEVCRTHPYFSDEALAEVRRFLDDPVSWSRARGGIGSAAEAQATEQA; encoded by the coding sequence ATGTCGGACCGCCACGCCACCGTCTGGGACCGCGACGCCGCCCTGACCGCAGCGCGAATCCTGCTCGACATCAAGGCGGTGAATTTCCGGCCCGAGGAGCCCTACACCTTCACCTCGGGCTGGAAATCCCCCGTCTACATCGACTGCCGCAGGATCATCTACTTCCCCCGCGCGCGCGCCAAGATCTGCGACCTCGCGGTGGAGAAGATCGGCCGCCATGTCGGCTACGAAACCTTCGACGTGGTCGCCGGCGGCGAGACCGCCGGAATCCCCTTCGCCGCCTGGATCGCTGACCGGATGCTGACGCCGATGGTCTATGTGCGGAAGAAGCCGAAAGGCTTCGGCCGCAACGCCCTGATCGAGGGCGACGTGCCGGAGGGCCAGCGCACCCTCCTCGTCGAGGACCTCACGACCGACGGCCAGAGCAAGATACGCTTCGCCCAGGCGCTCCGGGATGCCGGGGCGATCGTCAACCACACCTTCGTGGTGTTCTTCTACGGCGTGTTTCCGGGCTCGTTCGAGACGTTGCGGGCGATGGACATCGGCCTGCACCATCTCTGCACCTGGTGGGATGTGCTCGAGGTCTGCCGCACCCATCCCTATTTCAGCGACGAGGCGCTTGCCGAGGTGCGTCGGTTCCTCGACGACCCGGTGAGCTGGTCGCGCGCGCGCGGCGGCATCGGCTCCGCAGCCGAGGCGCAGGCGACGGAGCAGGCGTGA
- a CDS encoding peptide ABC transporter substrate-binding protein produces MRRAFATALLATGLAVGGACAQTRDTLTIGITQFPSTFHPSIETMAAKSYILGFARRPVTTYDADWQLACMLCVRLPTIENGDAVPETAPNGNPGIRVTYRLREDAAWGDGTPVTADDIVFAWEAGREPLTGMGPAELYRSLHRIEVVDSRTLTLHFDKLTFTYNAINDLNPLPARLERPIWREDPRAYRTRTLYDREITNPGLWNGPYRITASQAGASVTLERNPAWKGAAPAFRRIVVRTIENTTALEAALLAGQIDMIAGELGLPLDQALALEKRAAARFRFHYQPGLVYEHIDLNLDHPALADVRVRRALLAAIDREQIVARLFEGRQPVARSFVNPLDWMADDTIPATGFDLALARRLLDEAGWTPGPDGIRRNAAGERLSFELMTTAGNRSRELVQQVLQGMWRQAGVEIRIRNEPPRVFFGETVSRRRFQGMALFAWISSPENVPRTILHSTEIPTEARNWSGQNYTGFRNAEVDALLEAIPLELDREKRRPMWRRLQEIYMTELPVLPLFFRSDAHVWPRWLEGVRPTGHLAPSTLWVEEWHVSR; encoded by the coding sequence GTGAGGCGGGCGTTCGCCACTGCCCTTCTCGCCACGGGCCTCGCCGTCGGCGGCGCCTGCGCCCAGACCCGCGACACGCTCACCATCGGCATCACCCAGTTCCCCTCGACCTTCCACCCCTCGATCGAGACCATGGCGGCGAAGAGCTACATCCTCGGCTTCGCCCGCCGCCCCGTCACCACCTATGACGCCGACTGGCAACTCGCCTGCATGCTGTGCGTCCGTCTGCCGACGATCGAGAACGGCGATGCCGTTCCGGAAACGGCGCCGAATGGCAACCCCGGGATTCGCGTCACCTACCGCCTGCGCGAGGATGCGGCCTGGGGCGACGGCACGCCGGTGACGGCGGATGACATCGTCTTCGCCTGGGAGGCCGGGCGCGAGCCGCTCACCGGCATGGGGCCCGCGGAGCTCTACCGCTCGCTCCACCGCATCGAGGTGGTCGATAGCCGGACGCTGACGCTCCATTTCGACAAGCTCACCTTCACCTACAACGCGATCAACGACCTCAACCCGCTGCCTGCGCGGCTCGAGCGGCCGATCTGGCGCGAGGACCCGCGCGCCTACCGCACCCGCACGCTATATGACCGGGAGATCACCAACCCCGGCCTCTGGAACGGCCCCTACCGGATCACCGCCAGCCAAGCGGGCGCCTCCGTCACGCTCGAGCGCAACCCGGCCTGGAAGGGCGCCGCTCCCGCCTTCCGCCGCATCGTCGTGCGCACGATCGAGAACACCACGGCGCTCGAGGCGGCTCTGCTCGCGGGGCAGATAGACATGATCGCGGGCGAGCTCGGGCTGCCGCTCGACCAGGCGCTCGCGCTCGAGAAGCGCGCCGCCGCACGGTTCCGCTTCCACTACCAGCCGGGGCTCGTCTACGAGCACATCGACCTTAACCTCGACCATCCCGCTCTTGCCGACGTTCGCGTCCGCCGTGCGCTGCTTGCCGCGATCGACCGTGAGCAGATCGTCGCGCGCCTGTTCGAGGGGCGGCAGCCGGTCGCGCGAAGCTTCGTCAACCCGCTCGACTGGATGGCGGATGACACGATCCCCGCGACCGGCTTCGACCTCGCTCTCGCCCGGCGGCTTCTCGACGAGGCGGGCTGGACGCCTGGGCCGGACGGGATCCGACGCAACGCCGCAGGCGAACGCCTCTCGTTCGAGCTGATGACGACGGCCGGCAACCGCTCGCGCGAGCTCGTGCAGCAGGTGCTGCAGGGGATGTGGCGTCAGGCGGGGGTTGAGATCCGGATCCGCAACGAACCGCCGCGGGTGTTCTTCGGCGAGACGGTCTCGCGCCGGCGCTTCCAGGGCATGGCGCTGTTCGCCTGGATCTCCTCGCCCGAGAACGTTCCCCGCACGATCCTGCACTCCACCGAGATCCCGACCGAGGCGCGCAACTGGTCGGGGCAGAACTACACGGGCTTTCGCAACGCCGAGGTGGACGCGCTGCTCGAGGCGATCCCGCTGGAGCTTGACCGCGAGAAGCGCCGGCCGATGTGGCGTAGGCTGCAAGAGATCTACATGACGGAACTGCCCGTCCTGCCGCTGTTCTTCCGCTCCGATGCGCATGTCTGGCCGCGCTGGCTCGAGGGCGTCCGCCCGACCGGGCATCTCGCTCCCTCGACGCTGTGGGTGGAGGAGTGGCACGTGTCGCGATAG
- a CDS encoding ABC transporter permease — protein sequence MLRLLAGRLVQAAITLALLSFATFLLIGLMPGDPIDLAIAGDPRLGAEDAARLRALHGLDQPLVSRYLAWAASALEGEFGFSRLYARPVAEVLADALVASLALLLPATLLSALIGVSLGVLAARKPRSRLDYAVNFVAFAGVSLPSFWLGILLIILFAVTLGWLPAGGPPEEPTLGSWLRHLALPLVTLTVLGLASYARQARAAMLEALADPWIRTAYAKGAPERRVVLRHAFPNAAAPIITVAALDFATLVSGALVTEAVFAWPGMGKTIYDAILGNDYNLALLALLLSAAVTLAASLFADLLQMAIDPRVRT from the coding sequence GTGCTGAGGCTGCTCGCCGGCCGGCTCGTCCAGGCGGCCATTACCCTTGCTCTCCTCTCCTTCGCGACCTTCCTGCTGATCGGGCTGATGCCCGGAGACCCGATCGACCTCGCGATCGCTGGAGACCCCCGCCTCGGCGCCGAGGACGCCGCCCGGCTTCGCGCCCTGCACGGGCTCGACCAACCGCTCGTCTCCCGCTACCTCGCCTGGGCGGCAAGCGCGCTCGAGGGCGAGTTCGGCTTCTCGCGGCTCTATGCGCGGCCGGTCGCCGAGGTTCTGGCCGATGCGCTCGTCGCCTCGCTCGCTCTGCTTCTGCCTGCCACCCTCCTCTCCGCCCTGATCGGCGTCAGCTTGGGCGTGCTTGCCGCGCGGAAGCCGCGTTCGCGGCTCGACTATGCCGTGAACTTCGTCGCCTTCGCCGGCGTGTCGCTGCCCTCGTTCTGGCTCGGCATTCTTTTGATCATCCTGTTCGCGGTCACGCTCGGCTGGCTTCCCGCAGGCGGCCCGCCGGAGGAGCCGACACTCGGCTCCTGGCTCCGCCACCTCGCCCTGCCGCTCGTGACGCTGACCGTGCTCGGGCTCGCGTCCTATGCGCGCCAGGCGCGCGCGGCGATGCTCGAGGCTCTCGCTGACCCGTGGATCCGCACGGCCTACGCGAAGGGGGCGCCGGAACGCCGCGTCGTGCTGCGCCACGCCTTCCCCAATGCCGCCGCGCCGATCATCACGGTCGCCGCGCTTGACTTCGCCACCCTCGTCTCGGGCGCTCTCGTCACCGAGGCCGTGTTCGCCTGGCCAGGCATGGGCAAGACGATCTACGACGCGATCCTCGGCAACGACTACAATCTCGCCTTGCTCGCGCTGCTTCTCTCAGCTGCCGTCACGCTCGCGGCAAGCCTCTTCGCCGATCTCTTGCAGATGGCGATCGACCCGAGGGTGAGGACGTGA